The genomic stretch TGTAGAGAATCCGCTCTTCAAACATGTTATTCTGTGTCACGCGGACAGCTGAGTGAGGACCTCTTCTTGTCAAACGACCCGACGTGTGGAGGTGCCGTGGCGGCGTGGTCCAACGAGATCCAAACACTTCAGGGGAAAGAAGTACTTTGGCTTCAAGGAAAATAACCGTGCGCTCCGCTAGCCGCCATGCATTTCATTTGGGCGTCGTTTTTGCGGGAGTGGGAAGACACAGGCGAGGGTAGACCACCGTGGGTTCCTCCGGAGGTGTTGTGCAGTAATTGCTTAACGGGTGTCACGGTAAGATCGGGGCTTCTTTTGAACCTGTGTAGTCAAGGCCAATCTCAGCCAATCGTCCTGGCGACGCTGCAACTAAGCCTATCGCTCTTGGGTACCACTTGAGAGGATGAGAGGGCCGCACGGCCCGTGAGTTAGTCCCCGCGAGCTAGACAACATGTGGGGCATTCACATTTTTGTGTAACTGATGCTGGATTCCGGTATGCTTTCTCGCTGTTGTGGTGTAGGCCGGGTAGGATGCGTGGGTCACAAGCTGGTCTTTTTTTGGCAATGGTTGGGTGCGGCCACACAATGCTAGGGCCTTCATGGAGCTCTGCATTCACCTCCATCCGTTGGTTGCCATAGTTCCTTGTTCTAGGGCAGCAGTTCGCTGGTCATCCAGCTCACTTCTTGTTGTGTGTCCAGATACCCTGGGACGACGTGGGACTTGAGCATCGGTCACTTCACTCAAGTGATGTGGGAAAAAAGCACAGGCCTAGCATGCGCCCGGACTACAGGCTGCACCGGATGGAACCAACTGTTCTGCCTCTACAGCCCTCCAGGCAATtacgagggcgaggcgcctttCTCGTAAGCATAGATACTAGACTGTCAGTACAAATTTTTTCCGTGGCGCTATGCGTGGCTCCGCGCAGCTACTCCCTGCGGAGTTGTGCTGCCCTGGATTGCAATGAGTCACCGCGAGCTACAGTAGCTTGCTTGATTTCCACTTCTGCCTTCCCACACGACAGTTGCGGATTCATCGGTTTTGAATCGTTCGTGGAAAGAAGCCACTTGATACCCACCAGAGGCTTTGCAGTGTTCTTTTCGTCAGCTGCTGAGGCCGCAGTACGTCGCCTCGTTTCTGTTCTATGTGGTgctctgctgccgcctttGCCTGGCACGATTCCTGCAGGGAGGCGGTGTGGAAGTCCATCAAGAAGCGCGACGGTCTCTCTGGCGCCATGGCTCTCGCGCCGGTCAGCACAGGCG from Besnoitia besnoiti strain Bb-Ger1 chromosome X, whole genome shotgun sequence encodes the following:
- a CDS encoding SCP family extracellular subfamily protein (encoded by transcript BESB_017000); the encoded protein is MHFIWASFLREWEDTGEGRPPWVPPEVLCSNCLTGVTAGYPGTTWDLSIGHFTQVMWEKSTGLACARTTGCTGWNQLFCLYSPPGNYEGEAPFSEAVWKSIKKRDGLSGAMALAPVSTGALAVAAGALLHVLVA